The following proteins come from a genomic window of Aptenodytes patagonicus chromosome 21, bAptPat1.pri.cur, whole genome shotgun sequence:
- the LOC143169780 gene encoding ras-related protein Rab-39B-like, with amino-acid sequence MEPRWQYQFRVIMLGDSTVGKSSLLRRYTEGVFLDAVNQTVGVDFYVQFVELEPGLRVKLQFWDTAGQERFRSVTRSYYRNSAGGMLLFDLTNRASFESVRQWHREVTDTVQPFRIVFLLVGHKSDLAGQRRVGRKEAEKLAASLGVQYIETSAKDASNVVQAFQMLTLTIYQALQTGRLAPTEAWDGVKSSIPLPVPLKARAPEKEEKRQRCSC; translated from the exons ATGGAGCCGCGGTGGCAGTACCAGTTCCGGGTGATCATGCTGGGGGACTCGACAGTGGGGAAGTCCTCGCTGCTGCGGCGCTACACCGAGGGCGTCTTCCTGGACGCCGTCAACCAGACGGTGGGGGTGGACTTCTACGTCCAGTTCGTGGAgctggagccggggctgcgggtgAAGCTGCAGTTCTGGGATACGGCCGGGCAGGAGCGGTTCAG GTCCGTGACTCGCTCCTACTACCGCAACTCGGCCGGGGGGATGCTGCTCTTCGACCTCACCAACCGCGCGTCCTTCGAGAGCGTCCGGCAGTGGCACCGGGAGGTGACGGACACGGTCCAGCCGTTCCGCATCGTCTTCTTGCTGGTGGGGCACAAGAGCGACCTGGCAGGGCAGCGGCGGGTgggcaggaaggaggcagagaagctggcagccTCGCTGGGGGTGCAGTACATCGAGACCTCGGCCAAGGACGCCAGCAACGTGGTCCAGGCTTTCCAGATGCTGACGCTGACCATCTACCAGGCGCTGCAAACGGGGCGGCTGGCTCCCACCGAGGCGTGGGACGGGGTGAAGAGCAGCATCCCGCTGCCGGTGCCGCTCAAGGCTCGGGCGCCGGAGAAGGAAGAGAAGCGGCAGAGATGCTCGTGCTAG
- the LOC143169781 gene encoding ras-related protein Rab-42-like produces the protein MGTVTEALRDPEPGGHYQFRIIVLGDAAVGKSSLLHCFAEGPGGGAATPCPTVGVEFYSRTVLLPPAGKAKLQLWDTAGQERFRSITRSFYRSAAGVLLVFDLTNRASFEHVPEWYREAAGDRPPAFVLVGHKCDLAAERAVSAEEAGDLAATLGMAFVETSARSNLNVELAFQMLVGGIQRALGRGAIAPHRGCGVGGVRLIPSQSHRRPPARGEPRERCQC, from the exons atgGGGACGGTGACGGAGGCCCTCCGGGACCCCGAGCCCGGGGGACACTACCAGTTCCGCATCATCGTGCTGGGGGACGCGGCCGTGGGGAAGTCGTCGCTGCTGCACTGCTTCGCGGAGGGTCCGGGCGGGGGGGcagccaccccctgccccaccgTCGGCGTGGAGTTTTACAGCCGCACCGTCCTGCTGCCGCCCGCCGGCAAGGCcaagctgcagctctgggacaCGGCTGGCCAGGAGAGGTTCAG GTCCATCACCAGGTCCTTCTACCGGAGTGCGGCGGGGGTGCTGCTGGTGTTCGACCTCACCAACCGGGCATCCTTCGAGCACGTCCCCGAGTGGTACCGTGAAGCCGCCGGGGACCGGCCCCCCGCTTTCGTCCTGGTGGGGCACAAGTGTGACCTGGCGGCCGAGCGAGCCGTGTCGGCGGAGGAGGCCGGGGACCTGGCTGCCACCCTGGGCATGGCCTTCGTGGAGACCTCGGCCCGCAGCAACCTCAACGTGGAGCTGGCCTTCCAGATGTTGGTGGGGGGCATCCAGCgggcgctggggcggggggcCATCGCCCCTCACCGGGGCTGCGGCGTCGGCGGCGTCAGGCTCATCCCCAGCCAGAGCcaccgccggcccccggcgcggGGGGAGCCCCGGGAGCGCTGCCAGTGCTGA
- the LOC143169782 gene encoding uncharacterized protein LOC143169782 isoform X6, with the protein MGPAACNLSLPALTRAVFRRAWSCKGSGAGSSHGLFNLVSHGGCGFSVSYLQKFQQSLPTSRTLAWKVIPGCLTFRSALGRWPACRIDPRSK; encoded by the exons atgggaccAGCTGCTTGTAACCTGTCCCTGCCGGCTTTGACAAGGGCTGTTTTTAGAAGAGCTTGGTCATGCAAG ggctcaggggCAGGAAGCAGTCACGGGCTTTTCAACCTGGTTTCCCATGGCGGCTGTGGCTTCAGCGTCAGTTACCTGCAGAAGTTTCAGCAGTCCCTTCCAACCAGTCG CACCCTGGCATGGAAGGTGATCCCG GGTTGCTTGACGTTTCGGAGCGCTCTCGGCCGATGGCCTGCCTGCCGGATAGACCCGAG GTCTAAGTAG
- the LOC143169782 gene encoding uncharacterized protein LOC143169782 isoform X8 produces the protein MGCEGQRGRGRALLPPSQTGPGLRGRCRGPPWNPPEAQDCTLPRQHPGMEGDPGLLDVSERSRPMACLPDRPEV, from the exons ATGGGCTGCGAAGGGCAGCGCGGCCGCGGGAGGgccttgctccctccctcccagaccGGGCCCGGCCTGCGGGGAAGGTGCCGGGGGCCGCCGTGG AATCCACCTGAAGCTCAAGACTGTACTCTTCCCCGGCAGCACCCTGGCATGGAAGGTGATCCCG GGTTGCTTGACGTTTCGGAGCGCTCTCGGCCGATGGCCTGCCTGCCGGATAGACCCGAG GTCTAA
- the LOC143169782 gene encoding uncharacterized protein LOC143169782 isoform X3 produces MQGLRGRKQSRAFQPGFPWRLWLQRQLPAEVSAVPSNQSHPGMEGDPGLLDVSERSRPMACLPDRPEGPNRGEAVTWSTWVSFGGDCQMFGVSRVGPRQS; encoded by the exons ATGCAAG ggctcaggggCAGGAAGCAGTCACGGGCTTTTCAACCTGGTTTCCCATGGCGGCTGTGGCTTCAGCGTCAGTTACCTGCAGAAGTTTCAGCAGTCCCTTCCAACCAGTCG CACCCTGGCATGGAAGGTGATCCCG GGTTGCTTGACGTTTCGGAGCGCTCTCGGCCGATGGCCTGCCTGCCGGATAGACCCGAG GGCCCGAATCGTGGGGAAGCTGTGACGTGGAGCACGTGGGTGTCCTTTGGGGGTGATTGCCAGATGTTTGGTGTTTCGCGAGTGGGACCTCGGCAGTCCTAG
- the LOC143169782 gene encoding uncharacterized protein LOC143169782 isoform X2: MGCEGQRGRGRALLPPSQTGPGLRGRCRGPPWNPPEAQDCTLPRQHPGMEGLLDVSERSRPMACLPDRPEGPNRGEAVTWSTWVSFGGDCQMFGVSRVGPRQS, encoded by the exons ATGGGCTGCGAAGGGCAGCGCGGCCGCGGGAGGgccttgctccctccctcccagaccGGGCCCGGCCTGCGGGGAAGGTGCCGGGGGCCGCCGTGG AATCCACCTGAAGCTCAAGACTGTACTCTTCCCCGGCAGCACCCTGGCATGGAAG GGTTGCTTGACGTTTCGGAGCGCTCTCGGCCGATGGCCTGCCTGCCGGATAGACCCGAG GGCCCGAATCGTGGGGAAGCTGTGACGTGGAGCACGTGGGTGTCCTTTGGGGGTGATTGCCAGATGTTTGGTGTTTCGCGAGTGGGACCTCGGCAGTCCTAG
- the LOC143169782 gene encoding uncharacterized protein LOC143169782 isoform X1 — MGCEGQRGRGRALLPPSQTGPGLRGRCRGPPWNPPEAQDCTLPRQHPGMEGDPGLLDVSERSRPMACLPDRPEGPNRGEAVTWSTWVSFGGDCQMFGVSRVGPRQS; from the exons ATGGGCTGCGAAGGGCAGCGCGGCCGCGGGAGGgccttgctccctccctcccagaccGGGCCCGGCCTGCGGGGAAGGTGCCGGGGGCCGCCGTGG AATCCACCTGAAGCTCAAGACTGTACTCTTCCCCGGCAGCACCCTGGCATGGAAGGTGATCCCG GGTTGCTTGACGTTTCGGAGCGCTCTCGGCCGATGGCCTGCCTGCCGGATAGACCCGAG GGCCCGAATCGTGGGGAAGCTGTGACGTGGAGCACGTGGGTGTCCTTTGGGGGTGATTGCCAGATGTTTGGTGTTTCGCGAGTGGGACCTCGGCAGTCCTAG
- the LOC143169782 gene encoding uncharacterized protein LOC143169782 isoform X5, translating to MGPAACNLSLPALTRAVFRRAWSCKGSGAGSSHGLFNLVSHGGCGFSVSYLQKFQQSLPTSRTLAWKGCLTFRSALGRWPACRIDPRARIVGKL from the exons atgggaccAGCTGCTTGTAACCTGTCCCTGCCGGCTTTGACAAGGGCTGTTTTTAGAAGAGCTTGGTCATGCAAG ggctcaggggCAGGAAGCAGTCACGGGCTTTTCAACCTGGTTTCCCATGGCGGCTGTGGCTTCAGCGTCAGTTACCTGCAGAAGTTTCAGCAGTCCCTTCCAACCAGTCG CACCCTGGCATGGAAG GGTTGCTTGACGTTTCGGAGCGCTCTCGGCCGATGGCCTGCCTGCCGGATAGACCCGAG GGCCCGAATCGTGGGGAAGCTGTGA
- the LOC143169782 gene encoding uncharacterized protein LOC143169782 isoform X7: MQGLRGRKQSRAFQPGFPWRLWLQRQLPAEVSAVPSNQSHPGMEGDPGAQDGWWRPRLGGVGRGCLTFRSALGRWPACRIDPRARIVGKL; encoded by the exons ATGCAAG ggctcaggggCAGGAAGCAGTCACGGGCTTTTCAACCTGGTTTCCCATGGCGGCTGTGGCTTCAGCGTCAGTTACCTGCAGAAGTTTCAGCAGTCCCTTCCAACCAGTCG CACCCTGGCATGGAAGGTGATCCCGGTGCGCAGGATGGCTGGTGGCGGCCGCGGCTCGGCGGCGTTGGGCGG GGTTGCTTGACGTTTCGGAGCGCTCTCGGCCGATGGCCTGCCTGCCGGATAGACCCGAG GGCCCGAATCGTGGGGAAGCTGTGA
- the LOC143169782 gene encoding uncharacterized protein LOC143169782 isoform X4, with translation MGCEGQRGRGRALLPPSQTGPGLRGRCRGPPWNPPEAQDCTLPRQHPGMEGDPGAQDGWWRPRLGGVGRGCLTFRSALGRWPACRIDPRARIVGKL, from the exons ATGGGCTGCGAAGGGCAGCGCGGCCGCGGGAGGgccttgctccctccctcccagaccGGGCCCGGCCTGCGGGGAAGGTGCCGGGGGCCGCCGTGG AATCCACCTGAAGCTCAAGACTGTACTCTTCCCCGGCAGCACCCTGGCATGGAAGGTGATCCCGGTGCGCAGGATGGCTGGTGGCGGCCGCGGCTCGGCGGCGTTGGGCGG GGTTGCTTGACGTTTCGGAGCGCTCTCGGCCGATGGCCTGCCTGCCGGATAGACCCGAG GGCCCGAATCGTGGGGAAGCTGTGA